Proteins found in one Pseudomonadota bacterium genomic segment:
- a CDS encoding rhodanese-like domain-containing protein — protein sequence MDVQTLHRQMQAGTPPVLVDVREAGEVAVCSLPGALHIPLGSLPQRFSEIPKDRPVVIHCHHGGRSGRAVAWLLSQGYSQVRNLEGGIDAWARRIDPNMSTY from the coding sequence ATGGACGTCCAGACCCTGCACAGGCAGATGCAAGCCGGCACTCCGCCTGTCCTGGTGGATGTGCGCGAGGCCGGCGAGGTCGCTGTCTGCAGTCTTCCCGGGGCGCTGCACATTCCCCTGGGATCCCTGCCACAGCGTTTCAGCGAGATTCCGAAGGACCGCCCCGTCGTCATCCATTGTCACCATGGTGGCCGCAGCGGCCGGGCCGTTGCGTGGCTGCTGTCACAGGGCTACAGCCAGGTCCGGAACCTTGAGGGCGGCATCGACGCCTGGGCCCGCCGGA